Proteins encoded in a region of the Euleptes europaea isolate rEulEur1 chromosome 3, rEulEur1.hap1, whole genome shotgun sequence genome:
- the A4GALT gene encoding lactosylceramide 4-alpha-galactosyltransferase, producing MCKVLKLTKVLAEHKLWVVFVVTCKFMSIAIMFYWRITRGAKDETKLYSLPRAFKCPLSVPSLSPPSGWPSLLPKNVYFVETSERTKPNFLFMCSVESAARVHPEAKITVLMKGLAKQNSTIPKHVGISLFRCFTNIEIKPLDMKDLFVDTPLAKWYPIAQQRWEPYFLPILSDACRLAIMWKFGGIYLDTDFIVLKSLKNLTNVLGTQSKYVLNGAFLSFVPRHRFIELCMQDFVANYNRWIWGHQGPVLFTRVFKKWCSIRSLPSSKGCRGVTVLPQEAFYPIRWQDWRKYFEAIKASELSHLFKNTYAAHVWNKNSQATQLDITSKALLAQLHFQYCPSTYGLMKRYQ from the coding sequence ATGTGCAAAGTGTTGAAATTAACCAAGGTTTTGGCCGAACACAAACTCTGGGTTGTGTTTGTTGTTACCTGTAAGTTCATGTCCATTGCCATCATGTTTTATTGGCGAATCACCAGGGGTGCCAAAGACGAGACTAAGCTCTACAGTTTGCCTAGAGCGTTTAAGTGTCCTCTCTCtgtgccttctctctctcctccatctgGCTGGCCTTCTCTTTTGCCTAAGAATGTATACTTCGTGGAGACATCAGAACGAACCAAGCCCAACTTTCTGTTTATGTGCTCTGTTGAATCAGCAGCCAGAGTTCACCCAGAAGCCAAAATCACTGTACTTATGAAGGGCCTGGCAAAGCAAAATTCTACTATACCAAAACATGTGGGCATTTCCTTATTCAGGTGTTTCACCAACATTGAAATCAAGCCTTTGGACATGAAGGACCTTTTCGTGGACACTCCCCTGGCTAAGTGGTATCCAATTGCTCAACAGAGGTGGGAACCTTATTTCTTGCCTATTCTTTCTGATGCCTGCCGATTAGCCATCATGTGGAAATTTGGAGGAATCTACTTAGACACAGATTTCATTGTCCTAAAGAGTTTAAAGAACCTCACCAATGTGCTTGGTACTCAGTCCAAATATGTACTGAATGGGGCTTTCCTCTCTTTTGTACCAAGACACAGGTTCATAGAGCTCTGTATGCAAGACTTCGTGGCAAATTACAACAGATGGATCTGGGGCCACCAGGGCCCAGTGCTCTTCACCCGTGTGTTTAAGAAGTGGTGTTCCATTAGGAGCCTCCCGAGCAGCAAAGGGTGTAGAGGTGTCACGGTTCTGCCACAAGAAGCCTTTTATCCCATTCGCTGGCAGGACtggagaaaatattttgaagcaaTCAAAGCGTCAGAGCTTTCACATCTCTTTAAAAATACCTATGCAGCCCATGTCTGGAATAAGAATAGTCAAGCGACACAACTTGATATCACCTCTAAAGCATTACTAGCTCAACTGCATTTCCAGTACTGTCCATCAACCTATGGGTTAATGAAGAGGTATCAATAA